The DNA sequence TCCCGCCGCCGCTCCTGCGGGGCGGCGTCGACCTCGGCATCACGTTCTACCCGAAGTACCGCCTCTTCGTGATGGTGGCCGCGGCGCTCCTGGTGTTCGGCGCCTGGCTCTTCCTCGAGAAGACGCGTTACGGGGCCATCATGCGCGCCGGCATCGAGGACAAGGAGATGGTCTCCCTCCTCGGCATCGACATTCACCGTCTCTTCACCGCCGCCTTCGCGCTGGGCTGCGTCCTAGCGGGTGTCGCCGGCGCCCTCACCGCGCCGATCAGGGGGCTGAATCCGTGGATGGGGGTGGACATGCTCGGCATCGCCTTCGTCGTCGTCGCGCTGGCGGGACTGGGGAACCTGCTGGGCTCCATCGTGGCGGGGCTGCTCGTCGGCGTGGCCCAGAGCCTGGTGGCGCTGGTCTGGCCGGAAGCCTCGGTGGCGGTGATCTTCGCCGTCATGGCGGCCGTCCTCCTCGTGCGCCCCCAGGGCTTGTTCGGCATCCGATGAGCGCCGCAGGCGCGAAGAGGCCGAACCGCAATGCGAGCTCTTTGACGTTCAAGCGAGATGGAGGGAGCGCCGCAGGCG is a window from the Candidatus Rokuibacteriota bacterium genome containing:
- a CDS encoding branched-chain amino acid ABC transporter permease, translating into MNAALLFSQLLNGIATGMLYALMGVGLALITGVLNIPNFAHGALFALGAYFLYAVIQVVDNFWLALLLAPLGVGLLGVLIEYGGIRPLYRAGHDYQLLLTFGLSLIVTEGIIVVWSPVGMSQLPPPLLRGGVDLGITFYPKYRLFVMVAAALLVFGAWLFLEKTRYGAIMRAGIEDKEMVSLLGIDIHRLFTAAFALGCVLAGVAGALTAPIRGLNPWMGVDMLGIAFVVVALAGLGNLLGSIVAGLLVGVAQSLVALVWPEASVAVIFAVMAAVLLVRPQGLFGIR